The Malus sylvestris chromosome 12, drMalSylv7.2, whole genome shotgun sequence genome contains a region encoding:
- the LOC126592412 gene encoding uncharacterized protein LOC126592412, whose translation MTWLHTIPPLGSLKTCCPVMRAAPNQTPHPGSPEQNLDNIRSGGNDQIAYRKLCSCTNFADGSWDLSRLPCLSSDLDEVSVLQRGYEELNCSGAFKEDVS comes from the exons aTGACTTGGCTTCACACAATCCCTCCACTTGGCAGCCTCAAGACGTGTTGCCCCGTCATGCGGGCAGCCCCAAACCAAACCCCTCATCCGGGCAGCCCCGAACAAAACCTCGACAATATACGGAGTGGCGGGAACGATCAGATTGCTTACAG GAAATTATGCTCTTGTACTAACTTCGCGGACGGAAGTTGGGACTTATCTCGGCTTCCCTGTTTATCGAGTGACCTCGATGAGGTTTCTGTCCTGCAACGAGGGTATGAAGAATTAAACTGCTCAGGAG CTTTCAAAGAAGATGTAAGTTAG